The following are encoded in a window of Saccharothrix longispora genomic DNA:
- a CDS encoding CPBP family intramembrane glutamic endopeptidase: MNPPDVPPTGLIASVRAVGREPEPARSGQRWGFGAFLLVEAIFILSAVFITAIARTSGTDLGNSVAFILVGSIVPTVLAAAAAVAITHLRGNGPLQDLRLGWDWADVKVGLKLGALGLVLTYVAAVVWSRVVGDQNATSAIGELVDGAALPLGAAVAMFLYVCFLGPVCEEVIYRGLLWGAIERQRWSRWAAFTLTTLIFAASHLEPLRTSLLIVIAIPIGIARLITRRLTASVVAHVVNNFLPGLTLLLVSVGVMPA; this comes from the coding sequence GTGAACCCACCGGACGTACCCCCGACGGGACTGATCGCCAGCGTCCGCGCGGTCGGCCGCGAGCCGGAACCCGCCCGGTCCGGGCAGCGCTGGGGCTTCGGCGCGTTCCTGCTGGTCGAGGCGATCTTCATCCTCAGCGCCGTGTTCATCACGGCGATCGCCCGCACCTCGGGCACCGACCTCGGCAACTCGGTCGCGTTCATCCTGGTCGGCTCGATCGTCCCGACCGTGCTCGCCGCCGCCGCGGCCGTCGCCATCACCCACCTGCGCGGCAACGGCCCGTTGCAGGACCTGCGCCTGGGCTGGGACTGGGCGGACGTGAAGGTCGGCCTCAAGCTCGGCGCCCTCGGCCTGGTGCTCACCTACGTGGCCGCGGTGGTCTGGTCCCGGGTGGTCGGCGACCAGAACGCCACCTCGGCCATCGGCGAACTGGTCGACGGCGCGGCCCTGCCGCTCGGCGCGGCCGTCGCGATGTTCCTCTACGTGTGCTTCCTCGGCCCGGTCTGCGAGGAGGTCATCTACCGCGGCCTGCTGTGGGGGGCGATCGAGCGGCAGCGCTGGAGCCGGTGGGCGGCGTTCACGCTCACCACGCTGATCTTCGCCGCGAGCCACCTGGAGCCGCTGCGGACCTCGCTGCTCATCGTCATCGCGATCCCGATCGGCATCGCCCGGCTGATCACGCGCAGGTTGACGGCGAGCGTCGTCGCGCACGTGGTCAACAACTTCCTGCCCGGTCTGACCCTGCTCCTCGTCTCCGTGGGGGTGATGCCCGCGTGA
- a CDS encoding CPBP family intramembrane glutamic endopeptidase: MEEQGTGRAHWGFLAFFTGLAGYYLATLVFTAATADRFAEVDISDPPVLGPLLLLVFLPNVLLGLGPAVVSWRWGAGPNRDFGLLPTVRDLKVGLAAGGAALLAAWLLGAILLRLTRDQTSGAERIEALSGGRTVWLAAAVLFVFLGAPLAEELLTRGALWQALAHYRVPRVAVLALTALVFAFLHEESWRMISLFAQGLAIGAARMITGRVASSVVAHATNNLLPAVYLYTG; this comes from the coding sequence GTGGAGGAACAGGGCACCGGGCGGGCACACTGGGGCTTCCTGGCGTTCTTCACGGGGCTGGCGGGCTACTACCTGGCCACCCTGGTGTTCACCGCGGCGACGGCCGATCGCTTCGCCGAGGTCGACATCTCCGACCCGCCGGTGCTCGGCCCGCTCCTGCTGCTGGTGTTCCTGCCGAACGTGCTGCTCGGCCTGGGACCCGCCGTCGTGTCCTGGCGGTGGGGCGCCGGGCCGAACCGGGACTTCGGCCTGCTGCCCACGGTCCGCGACCTCAAGGTCGGCCTGGCCGCCGGCGGCGCGGCGCTGCTGGCGGCGTGGTTGCTCGGCGCGATCCTGCTCCGACTGACCCGGGACCAGACGTCCGGCGCGGAGCGGATCGAGGCGCTGTCGGGCGGTCGCACCGTCTGGCTGGCCGCCGCGGTCCTGTTCGTCTTCCTCGGCGCGCCACTGGCCGAGGAGCTGCTGACCAGGGGAGCCCTGTGGCAGGCACTGGCCCACTACCGGGTGCCGCGGGTCGCGGTCCTCGCCCTCACCGCGCTGGTGTTCGCCTTCCTGCACGAGGAGAGCTGGCGCATGATCAGCCTCTTCGCCCAGGGGCTGGCCATCGGCGCGGCCCGCATGATCACCGGGCGCGTGGCGTCGAGCGTGGTGGCCCACGCGACGAACAACCTGTTGCCCGCCGTGTACCTCTACACCGGCTGA
- a CDS encoding amidohydrolase family protein: MTGLHLRGVVLPEGGDPRDLWVVNGRIRTRPVPGATTIVNGGYLLPGLVDAHCHVGLGPKGAVDLPEAAEQALTDRRAGTLLVRDCGSPLDTRPLQERLDLPRIIRAGRHIARPKRYIKYLGVEVEDPADLPAAVAEQVGQGDGWVKLVGDWIDRGSGDLKPLWTRDALTEAVKVAHEGGARVTAHVFGEEALPDLLDAGIDCVEHGTGLTDATVEQMARNGTALVPTLINTENFPSIAAGADKYPVYQRHMLDLYARGAGTVAKAVEAGVPVFAGTDAGGGIEHGRIVDEVQALRRVGMTAERALGAASWAAREWLGFPSLTEGAAADVVVYRTDPRVDLDALRHPELVMLRGRVHA, encoded by the coding sequence GTGACCGGTCTGCACCTGCGCGGCGTCGTCCTCCCGGAGGGCGGTGACCCGCGCGACCTGTGGGTGGTCAACGGCCGCATCCGCACGCGGCCCGTGCCGGGCGCCACCACCATCGTCAACGGCGGCTACCTGCTGCCCGGCCTGGTCGACGCGCACTGCCACGTGGGCCTCGGCCCGAAGGGCGCCGTCGACCTGCCCGAGGCCGCGGAGCAGGCGCTCACCGACCGCCGGGCGGGCACGCTGCTCGTCCGCGACTGCGGCTCGCCGCTGGACACCAGGCCGTTGCAGGAGCGCCTGGACCTGCCCCGGATCATCCGCGCGGGCCGGCACATCGCCCGGCCCAAGCGGTACATCAAGTACCTGGGCGTGGAGGTCGAGGACCCGGCCGACCTGCCGGCCGCCGTCGCGGAGCAGGTCGGGCAGGGCGACGGCTGGGTCAAGCTCGTCGGCGACTGGATCGACCGGGGGAGCGGCGACCTGAAGCCGCTGTGGACCCGCGACGCGCTCACCGAGGCCGTCAAGGTCGCCCACGAGGGCGGGGCGCGGGTCACCGCCCACGTGTTCGGCGAGGAGGCCCTGCCCGACCTGCTCGACGCGGGCATCGACTGCGTCGAGCACGGCACCGGCCTCACCGACGCCACCGTCGAGCAGATGGCCCGCAACGGCACCGCCCTGGTCCCGACGCTGATCAACACCGAGAACTTCCCGTCGATCGCGGCGGGCGCCGACAAGTACCCGGTCTACCAGCGGCACATGCTCGACCTGTACGCGCGCGGCGCCGGGACCGTCGCCAAGGCGGTCGAGGCGGGCGTGCCCGTGTTCGCGGGCACCGACGCGGGCGGCGGCATCGAGCACGGCCGGATCGTCGACGAGGTGCAGGCCCTGCGCCGGGTCGGCATGACGGCGGAACGCGCGCTCGGCGCGGCGTCGTGGGCGGCCCGCGAGTGGCTGGGCTTCCCGTCGCTGACCGAGGGCGCGGCGGCCGACGTCGTGGTCTACCGGACCGACCCGCGCGTCGACCTGGACGCCCTGCGCCACCCGGAGCTGGTCATGCTGCGCGGACGCGTCCACGCCTGA
- the ffh gene encoding signal recognition particle protein, with protein sequence MFNTLSDRLTGVLQNLRGKGRLSEADIDATAREIRVALLEADVALPVVRTFIAKVKERAKGSEVSQALNPAQQVVKIVNEELVGILGGETRRLNLAKNPPSVIMLAGLQGAGKTTLAGKLAKWLRGQGHTPILVACDLQRPNAVTQLQVVGERAGVKVFAPEPGNGVGDPVDVARRGIEEARRSQHDVVVVDTAGRLGVDEEMMRQAADIRAAVQPDEVLFVVDAMIGQDAVNTATAFRDGVGFTGVVLTKLDGDARGGAALSVREVTGQPILFASNGEKLEDFDVFHPDRMASRILGMGDMLTLIEQAEQAFDADQAEAAAVKMGSGQLTLEDFLEQMLALRKMGPIANLLGMLPGAGQMKDQLANLDEKHLDRVQAIIRGMTPAERDDPKIINASRRLRIANGSGVRVSDVNDLVNRFFEARKMMSQMAGRFGLPGAGGGRNNRKGKGKKGKKGKGRGPTPPKVRGGFPGMVPGMMPGGMPPGMPGAAPELPPGLGGLDQLPPGFDPSKLKFGK encoded by the coding sequence GTGTTCAACACCCTTTCCGACCGGCTCACCGGGGTTCTCCAGAACCTGAGGGGCAAGGGACGGCTGTCCGAGGCGGACATCGACGCCACCGCGCGCGAGATCCGGGTCGCGCTGCTGGAGGCCGACGTCGCGCTGCCCGTGGTGCGGACGTTCATCGCCAAGGTCAAGGAGCGCGCCAAGGGCTCCGAGGTCAGCCAGGCGCTGAACCCGGCCCAGCAGGTCGTCAAGATCGTCAACGAGGAGCTCGTCGGCATCCTCGGCGGCGAGACCCGGCGGCTGAACCTGGCCAAGAACCCGCCGAGCGTGATCATGCTCGCCGGCCTCCAGGGCGCGGGCAAGACGACGCTGGCGGGCAAGCTGGCCAAGTGGCTCCGCGGCCAGGGCCACACCCCGATCCTGGTCGCCTGCGACCTCCAGCGCCCCAACGCGGTGACCCAGCTCCAGGTCGTCGGCGAGCGCGCCGGCGTGAAGGTGTTCGCGCCCGAGCCGGGCAACGGCGTGGGCGACCCCGTCGACGTCGCCCGCCGCGGCATCGAGGAGGCCAGGCGGTCGCAGCACGACGTCGTCGTGGTCGACACCGCGGGCCGCCTCGGCGTGGACGAGGAGATGATGCGCCAGGCGGCCGACATCCGCGCCGCCGTCCAGCCGGACGAGGTGCTGTTCGTCGTCGACGCCATGATCGGCCAGGACGCCGTGAACACGGCGACCGCGTTCCGCGACGGTGTCGGCTTCACCGGCGTGGTGCTCACCAAGCTCGACGGCGACGCCCGCGGTGGTGCCGCGCTCAGCGTCCGCGAGGTCACCGGCCAGCCGATCCTGTTCGCCTCGAACGGCGAGAAGCTGGAGGACTTCGACGTCTTCCACCCGGACCGGATGGCGAGCCGCATCCTGGGCATGGGCGACATGCTCACCCTGATCGAGCAGGCCGAGCAGGCGTTCGACGCCGACCAGGCCGAGGCCGCCGCGGTGAAGATGGGCTCCGGCCAGCTCACCCTGGAGGACTTCCTGGAGCAGATGCTGGCCCTGCGCAAGATGGGGCCCATCGCGAACCTGCTCGGCATGCTGCCGGGCGCGGGCCAGATGAAGGACCAGCTCGCCAACCTGGACGAGAAGCACCTCGACCGCGTGCAGGCGATCATCCGCGGCATGACGCCCGCCGAGCGCGACGACCCGAAGATCATCAACGCCTCGCGCCGGCTGCGCATCGCCAACGGCTCCGGCGTCCGGGTCAGCGACGTGAACGACCTGGTCAACCGCTTCTTCGAAGCGCGCAAGATGATGTCGCAGATGGCCGGCCGGTTCGGCCTGCCCGGCGCCGGCGGCGGCAGGAACAACCGCAAGGGCAAGGGCAAGAAGGGGAAGAAGGGCAAGGGGCGCGGCCCGACGCCGCCGAAGGTGCGCGGCGGCTTCCCCGGGATGGTGCCGGGCATGATGCCCGGTGGCATGCCGCCCGGCATGCCCGGCGCCGCGCCCGAGCTGCCCCCCGGCCTCGGCGGCCTCGACCAGCTGCCGCCCGGCTTCGACCCGTCGAAGCTGAAGTTCGGCAAGTGA
- a CDS encoding AAA family ATPase, with product MTAVAVRPRSLVVLAGLPGAGKTTLLAAADTGGAPTVVLDSDQVRSALTAALPRALPYRFYRPLVHLVHRTRILWFALTATTSLLLVHEPSTRPTTRAGLVVVGVLSNRPRHFVWLDATPEEAFSGQVARGRLIRSRSFGRHVRRATRLRTRFTGGRPPRGWHGVTVLTRQDRLRLSVTAG from the coding sequence ATGACCGCTGTCGCTGTGAGGCCGCGCTCGCTCGTGGTGCTGGCCGGACTGCCGGGAGCGGGCAAGACGACGCTGCTCGCCGCCGCCGACACCGGGGGAGCGCCGACCGTCGTGCTGGACTCCGACCAGGTCCGGAGCGCCCTCACGGCCGCCCTGCCCCGGGCGCTCCCCTACCGCTTCTACCGGCCGCTGGTCCACCTGGTCCACCGCACCCGCATCCTCTGGTTCGCGCTCACCGCCACCACCAGCCTGCTGCTGGTGCACGAGCCGTCGACCCGGCCCACCACCAGGGCCGGTCTGGTCGTGGTCGGCGTGCTGAGCAACCGGCCGCGGCACTTCGTGTGGCTCGACGCCACGCCGGAGGAGGCGTTCTCGGGCCAGGTCGCGCGCGGCAGGCTGATCCGCTCCCGGTCGTTCGGGCGGCACGTGCGCCGCGCGACCCGCCTGCGGACCCGGTTCACCGGGGGCCGACCCCCTCGCGGGTGGCACGGCGTGACCGTGCTGACCCGCCAGGACCGCCTGCGCCTGTCGGTGACGGCCGGCTGA
- a CDS encoding [protein-PII] uridylyltransferase, translating to MENTETAVVTADDLVRARDRLLAPGRRRLTGESLREALVDLHEFWLTAHAAQAGVGRPGSGVALVAVGGLGRRELVPYSDLDLLLVHNGHKGVDGIAEKLWYPLWNSGIGLDHSVRTVGEALRVAADDLRTALGLLDTRHLAGDQEVSRRLADGARQAWRTGVRTRLDEMSESASRRWARSGEIAHRVEPDLKHGRGGLRDVVLLDALSAAQLVDRPSAEVDEARKLLLDVRTELRRVAGRPRDVLRAQDGDEVASALGLQDRFALARAMSSAARTIVYAVDVAMRTARAAVPRKGLGVFARSTLRRTPSRRPLDEGVVLHGAEVALARDAVPGRDPALLLRVAAAAARGKHPIAPGTLATLADTAPELRQPWPREARDELLALLGSGTGLVDVVEALDRTGLWGRLFPEWGAVRDLPPRDAAHTWTVDRHLVQATAHAARLVTRVSRPDLLLLGALVHDIGKGRQADHSEVGAALTTQIAERLGLWPQDVATLTALVRHHLLLPHTATRRDVEDEATVRRVVDTLDGDPVLLELLHALAEADAVATGPGVWSEWKSSLIGDLVARCRTAMAGDPLPEPEPLDRRRLDLAVAVLAGGRPDVLVDPGNQGAVVTVVAPDRPGLLSRAAGVLALNSLEVHAATLRSHVDPSLGACAVDVFTVSPRFGSLPDVALLREQLTRALDGSLPLADKLAAKERDYGGPPQDPPPPKVLWFDDESTGAVVLELRAADRIGLLHRVADALERSGVDVAWARVSTMGSTVVDSFALTVPGGLDTAARRAVERAVLLAAG from the coding sequence ATGGAGAACACCGAGACGGCCGTCGTCACGGCTGACGACCTGGTGCGGGCACGCGATCGGCTGCTCGCGCCGGGTCGGCGCCGTCTGACGGGGGAGTCGCTGCGCGAGGCGCTGGTCGACCTGCACGAGTTCTGGCTGACCGCCCACGCCGCGCAGGCGGGCGTCGGCCGGCCGGGCAGCGGGGTCGCCCTGGTCGCCGTGGGGGGCCTGGGCAGGCGCGAGCTGGTGCCCTACTCCGACCTCGACCTGCTCCTGGTGCACAACGGGCACAAGGGCGTGGACGGCATCGCGGAGAAGCTCTGGTACCCGCTGTGGAACTCGGGCATCGGCCTGGACCACTCGGTGCGCACCGTGGGCGAGGCGCTGCGCGTCGCCGCCGACGACCTGCGCACCGCGCTGGGCCTGCTCGACACCCGCCACCTCGCGGGAGACCAGGAGGTCAGCCGGCGGCTCGCGGACGGCGCGCGCCAGGCGTGGCGCACGGGTGTGCGCACCCGGCTGGACGAGATGTCCGAGTCCGCGTCGCGCCGGTGGGCGCGCAGCGGCGAGATCGCGCACCGCGTGGAACCCGACCTCAAGCACGGCCGCGGCGGGCTGCGGGACGTGGTGCTGCTGGACGCGCTGTCCGCGGCGCAACTGGTCGACCGGCCGTCGGCGGAGGTCGACGAGGCGCGCAAGCTGCTGCTGGACGTGCGCACCGAGCTGCGCCGGGTGGCGGGCCGCCCGCGCGACGTGCTGCGCGCCCAGGACGGTGACGAGGTCGCCTCCGCGCTCGGCCTCCAGGACCGGTTCGCGCTGGCCAGGGCGATGTCGTCGGCCGCGCGGACGATCGTGTACGCGGTGGACGTGGCCATGCGCACGGCGCGGGCCGCCGTGCCGAGGAAGGGCCTGGGCGTCTTCGCCCGCTCCACGCTGCGGCGCACGCCCTCCCGGCGCCCGCTGGACGAGGGGGTCGTGCTGCACGGCGCGGAGGTGGCCCTGGCGCGCGACGCCGTGCCCGGCCGCGACCCCGCGCTGCTGCTGCGGGTCGCCGCGGCCGCCGCGCGCGGCAAGCACCCGATCGCGCCGGGCACGCTCGCCACGCTCGCCGACACCGCGCCCGAGCTGCGCCAGCCGTGGCCCCGGGAGGCCCGCGACGAGCTGCTGGCCCTGCTGGGCAGCGGCACCGGCCTGGTCGACGTGGTGGAGGCGCTGGACCGCACCGGCCTGTGGGGCAGGCTGTTCCCCGAGTGGGGCGCGGTCCGCGACCTGCCGCCGCGCGACGCCGCCCACACCTGGACCGTCGACCGGCACCTCGTGCAGGCCACCGCGCACGCCGCCCGCCTGGTCACCCGGGTCTCCCGGCCCGACCTGCTGCTGCTCGGCGCCCTGGTGCACGACATCGGCAAGGGCAGGCAGGCCGACCACTCCGAGGTGGGCGCCGCCCTCACCACGCAGATCGCCGAACGCCTCGGCCTGTGGCCCCAGGACGTCGCCACGCTCACCGCGCTCGTGCGCCACCACCTCCTCCTGCCGCACACGGCGACGCGCCGCGACGTGGAGGACGAGGCGACCGTGCGCCGGGTCGTGGACACCCTCGACGGCGACCCGGTGCTGCTCGAACTGCTCCACGCGCTGGCCGAGGCCGACGCCGTGGCCACCGGGCCCGGCGTGTGGTCCGAGTGGAAGTCCTCGCTGATCGGCGACCTGGTCGCGCGCTGCCGCACGGCGATGGCGGGCGACCCCCTGCCCGAGCCCGAACCGCTCGACCGGCGCCGGCTCGACCTCGCGGTCGCCGTGCTGGCCGGCGGCCGGCCGGACGTGCTGGTCGACCCCGGCAACCAGGGCGCCGTCGTCACAGTGGTGGCGCCGGACCGGCCCGGTCTGCTGTCCCGGGCGGCGGGGGTGCTCGCGCTGAACTCCCTGGAGGTGCACGCGGCCACGCTGCGGTCGCACGTCGACCCCTCCCTCGGCGCGTGCGCCGTGGACGTGTTCACCGTGTCGCCGCGGTTCGGCTCGCTGCCGGACGTGGCCCTGCTGCGCGAGCAGCTGACCCGGGCCCTGGACGGCTCGCTGCCGCTGGCCGACAAGCTGGCCGCCAAGGAGCGCGACTACGGCGGCCCGCCCCAGGACCCGCCGCCGCCGAAGGTGCTGTGGTTCGACGACGAGTCGACCGGCGCCGTCGTGCTGGAGCTGCGCGCGGCCGACCGGATCGGGCTGCTGCACCGCGTCGCCGACGCCCTGGAGCGGTCCGGTGTGGACGTCGCCTGGGCCCGGGTGTCCACAATGGGCTCCACGGTGGTCGACTCGTTCGCCCTCACCGTGCCGGGCGGCCTCGACACCGCCGCCCGCCGCGCGGTCGAACGCGCCGTGCTGCTCGCCGCCGGGTGA
- a CDS encoding P-II family nitrogen regulator, whose amino-acid sequence MKLVTAIIKPFTLDDVKTSLEQLGVLGMTVSEVQGYGRQKGHTEVYRGAEYAVDFVPKLRIEVLIDDAAVDKVLDAVVEAARTGKIGDGKVWVTPVDTVIRVRTGERGSDAL is encoded by the coding sequence ATGAAGCTGGTCACCGCGATCATCAAGCCGTTCACCCTCGACGACGTGAAGACATCCCTGGAACAGCTCGGGGTGCTCGGCATGACCGTCAGCGAGGTCCAGGGCTACGGCCGGCAGAAGGGCCACACCGAGGTCTACCGCGGCGCCGAGTACGCCGTCGACTTTGTGCCCAAGCTGCGCATCGAGGTGCTGATCGACGACGCCGCCGTGGACAAGGTCCTCGACGCCGTCGTGGAGGCCGCGCGCACCGGCAAGATCGGCGACGGGAAGGTCTGGGTGACGCCGGTCGACACGGTCATCCGGGTCCGGACCGGGGAGCGCGGCTCGGACGCCCTCTAA